The DNA sequence TCAGTATATTAAACAATAAAGTCGTATTTTAATATGAACAAATTGTTAACCTATATAATATGATGATTAAATTTGGTTAAACGTTTATCCAATATTTTTTTTAAATTTTATATTTTCTGTCTATTATTTAAATTATATAAGGAAAAATTATCATTGGTTTGAATTTGTAAGTATGCAGATTCCAGAACATAAGTTTGAATCCCTCACTCTCCACAATTATTCAAACAAAATAGTCCAAAAGCTGTAAAATATTTACAGCTTTTTTGTTTTATACAGGTACTAAAGGTGCTAAATAAAAAGCCATAATCTTTAAACGGTCTATTTATTAGCGGTAAAATTAACCTGATCATTTTCTTTATTTGAAATATCCGAATAGTAGTAATGGCAAATCTTTTAAGAATCTTAAACTCATAAAAATCTATCGGGACATCGAAATCTATCGATAGGTTATGTTTTGCGTGATTATGAAAAATCAACAATTTTGCAGAAAATTATTATTGACCTGATGTTTACATCAATGAAAATAAGATTCTAAAAACACATTTAATAGTGAGGGTTAACTCCTTTATTACCTTAAGTGAGAATATGAAAAAAACACATAAAACACTGATTTTACCTTGTTGCTTCCTTATCAATATATTGAGTGGGCAGGTAGGAATGGGAACAAATAATCCACAAGGTATTTTACATGTAGATGGAGCTAAGGATAATTCTGCTTCAGGAGCACCAACGGCAACACAAGTTTCAAATGATTTTATTGTAAATAAAACAACAGGATTCATAGGTGCAGGAGTTCTTAATCCTCAGGTGCAGTTCGATATCAGATCAGCAGGTGCTGAAAATGCCCTTGGTCTGGGAACAACAACCATGTCGGCGGTGGCTGCTGGTGCGGGTGCTACACGATACGATGTAAACAATATACCGGTAGGCGCTAAAATCGAAGTGTCTGATGGTACAGTATGGCATAAAGCTTATATTGCTCCTCAAAAGGCAGTGATTGTTGTCCGTAAAATTGTAAGTCAGTCTATACCATCTGCCTCTGCAACAACTATTGTTAATTGGAACGAGGTACGTGACATGAGCAATAGCTTTGATCCCAGCTCAGGTGAGTTTACAGCTCCCCGAAATGGAACTTATACTTTTTTATTAACATTCAATTTTAACGGAGCCGTTATTAGTGATGGGTCCAGAGTAGAGTCACAATTTTATAATCCCATTACAAACCTGGTTCTTGCCAGTGTATATAAAACTTTCGGCCAGTCTATGACAGGTACAGCTGATGATGCTAATTCTACCCGTTCAACACAAGCTGGAGGATCAAGTACCGTTACCCTTACTCTTATTGCAGGAACTAAGGTAAGTGTCAGACTATATCAAAATCTTACTTCAGGGGCTATTCCGCTTAGAGTGACAACTGATTCTTCGAACCCTGCAAATCCAGATGATGGATTTAACAATTTAACCATAATAGAACATTAAGATATAGATTATGAAAAAGAAGATCAGTATCACTTATAAACTATTTGCTTGTATTTTATTTTTTTCTGCAACCAAGACAATGGCGCAAACAGGATTTTTTACTCCTACACCTGCACAACCTTTGCATATAGATGCGGGAAAAGATAATGGCTCAGCACCTGATGCAACAAAAATATCTAATGATGTTGTTATTACATCAGAAGGACAGGTTGGCTTTGGACTTTTAAACCCGGTTACTAAAGTAGACCTGAGGTCTTCATCCGATCAGGGAATTATTGGTTTAGGGAATAATACACAAAGCCCTTCCGCAGCAGGAGGAGGAGCAATACGCTACAACAACAGTGGATTTTTAGAATATTCTGATGGTGAGCAATGGATCGCATTGCCATTGACTGCTCCAACGAAAGCACTGGTAAATGCCAGTAAAGGCTCTGCGCAAAGTATTCCAAGTGCAGCTTCAACGGTTATTACAGATTGGACAGAAACAGTTGATTTAGGTGCTGGTGTCAGTGGAGATTTTGATCCTTCCACAGGGGTTTTTAAAGCTCCCCGCGATGGTTTTTATCTGGTTTCTTTCAATATTACCTTGGCGAATGGAAATATCCCTAAAAATACATTCATAGAAACCGCAATAGAAAGCAGTCAAAGTACAGATAATATCCCTGTATTTAAGACCATAAATTCTTATCCTGCTTTTCAGGCTGGTGCAGTAAGCAATTATATAAGTGGGAATTGCAATGCTATTTTCAACCTTAAAAAAGATGATACTATAAAGTTCAGCATTAGGCATAATATAGGCAGTGTCCGAAATACGTTGAATGACAATAGATTAAATAATTTAAGTATCAGTGAATTGTAAATACATAATAATGGGGCGAAAAAATAAAATAAAAAAATTGATCAGTGCTGTTATTGTTTTGTCACTGAATGTAACCTATGTAAATGCTCAAATAGGAATAGGGGTACCCAATCCGACAAACCCTCTTGAGGCTAAAACAGATGCCGGTAATATTATAATCAATAGTTCCGGAAAAATGGGTACAATGGTTGCCAATCCCAAGGTAGCTCTGGATCTGCGAGGTGGAACAAATAGCTCTGTGGCTATTGGGAATACTGCAAAAACAGCTGCGCAGGCCGGGGCTGGGGCGTTACGGTATGTTGCAAGTCCTGCTATTGGAGTAAAGGGATACTTGGAATTTTCCGACGGTTCAAACTGGGTTAGCTTTTTTCCTAAAGGAAAACCGCGTATTATAGTAATGGCAAGTAAAACTACTCAGGATACCTATGTATTTGAAAGTGCAACTCCTTCAGAAATAGGACCAAAATCTGGCATAGTACAAAGAAGATCCTCTTATTTAACTAACTGGACTGAAAAATTAGACTCTGATTCAGGGGTTCCAACCTCGAATTTTAATCCGGCTACAGGTGAGTTTACAGCACCGCGTGATGGCGTTTATTTTGCAACTTTTACTTTTGCATTACAATCCAGCCAGGTAAATACTGGCGCCAATAATCAAACAGAAGCAATTTGGGAAGTCAGAGATTCTGCCGGCAACATTACGCAAAGAATAAAAACAAATAATGGATATGCTTCCGATACCGGAGGAAGTCCAAATGCCGTACCGGTAGGTTCAGCCTGTACAGTAAGCGTATATCTGAATAAAGGCAGCAAACTAAGACCTTTCACCTGGATTACAGTAGGATTTGATGGTACAACCAGCCAGTTTGATGTTTCAGGAAGTGGTGCTTACAATGCGCTTACCATCGTTGAACAATAAAGATATTTTAATAGATTTCAACAATCTAAAAGTGAACTTAAAATAAAAACCTGCAACTCATAGGAATTGCAGGTTTTATTTTGGAGAATACAGTTTTCTAACTTAATATTTCACATGGTGCAATACAAATCACCCACGGACATCTTTTGATTCCCGGAGGTGGACAGCAGGCTTCAGAGCAGCTCAATGCTCCGCCATTAATATTCTTCAACTGATCTCTTGAAATTTTTTTAGAATTTTTCATAGTCAAGTAATTGAATTAAACTAAAACTTAAGGCTGGTTTCCACCACCGCATCCGTCATATGGCATACATTGCCATTTTCCGCCGATTAAACAAAGCTGTCCGCCTCTGCAGTCAATGCCACCCTTAATTGTTTTCAATTCCTGTCTTTCGATTTTCTTTAAATTTTTCATAATAGTATAAGTTTAGTTCTATTCGAAATTAAACAATTTTTATCAACTGTTGTAGAATTATCATGAAAATATTTACTTTCAATAAGTTTATTGTTGGATGTTTTCCTTTGAATTTTATATAATTAAGTAAAATGTAATGTATGTAAAGTGTGTCCAATAGGCTTTAATAAAGGAATGTACAAAGATTGATTTGTTTGGAATAAAATCTTGTCTTGTGGCAAGTTGGATTTCATAATGACTTACTAATTTTGGTTAAAAGTTGAATCACCAAATCCGATACTATTATGAAAAGTCTATTCAAATTCTCTATCCTATTGAAATCATTACTGATTTTAACTGTTATCATTATCACGTCCCAGGTATATGGACAAAAAGTGAAACCTTCTGAAAGTGGTTATGCACCTGTTAATGGCATTAAAGTTTATTACGAGGTCTATGGCAAAGGAAAGCCCATTGTATTGTTGCATGGTGCCTTCATGACGATTGATATGAATTGGGGTGAGCTGATCCCTGAATTGTCTAAAAACAGAAAAGTAATAGCGCTTGAACTACAAGGACACGGACATACTCCGTTTTCGGAAAGAAAATTATCTCATGCTATTTTGGCGAGCGATGTTACAAAGGTAATGGACTATCTGAAAATTGATAAGGCAGATGTGGCAGGGTACAGTTTTGGAGGAGAAGTAGCTTATCAGTTGGCAATACAAAGCCCGGAAAGACTGAACAAACTGGTGATTATTTCATCAACCTATAAAACGAACGGCTGGCTGCCTGAAGTAAATAAAGCATTGGAAGGGATGAAGCCCGAACTCTTTACAAACAGCCCTATGCATACTGCCTACAACGCCGTAGCACCTGATAAAACAAAATGGATAAAGTTTCTGGAGCAGATGATCGCTTCTGCCGGACAGCCATTTGATCTGGGTGACGATAAGATTGCTAAAATTTCAGCACCAGTTTTAATTATAGCGGGTGATAATGATGGACTGGATAAAACTGAGTTATCAAAAACTTATAAATTATTAGGAGGTGATGTTTTTGCGGATATGGGCCCAATGCCAAAATCTCAATTGGCCGTTGCTCCCGGGCAAACCCACGTCAGCCTGATGATGCAGACCGCAATGATTCTGAATTATCTGAATGGTTTTCTGAAATAACCAGATATAATAGCATTTAAAAAAATTAATATAATGAGAAAAATAACTGTCTTATCAATGATTACAATGGATGGTGTCATACAGGCACCCGGCGGCCCTGAAGAAGATACATCCGGAAACTTTCAATATGGCGGATGGACTGTATCTTATGGTGATGAACTTTTCGGTGAAATCATGCAGGAAGAAATGAATCAGACTGATTACCTTCTGGGAAGAAAAACATTCGATATTTTTTCATCTTACTGGCCTCAGCATGCTGAATTCTGGCCGGGAATCAACGAAGGAAATAAATATGTGCTTTCTCAAACTATCGAAAACTCAGATTGGAAGAATACTTTTTTTCTCAAAAATCTGGATGACATCCGAAAACTTAAACAATCGGAAGGTGCTGATATTCAGATTTGGGGCAGCAGCGAACTTGTGCATCTGCTTTTGAAACATGATCTTGTAGATGAACTTCGCCTAAAAATTTATCCGTTGATTCTTGGTGGAGGAAAAAAGCTGTTTGATGATAATTCGGTTCCGGCTGCTTTTGCTCTGACGGAAAGCCATATAACATCAAAAGGAGTTATTATAGCCAATTACAAATGTTCCGGTGAGATTGTGACAGGCAATGTTGAACTGTAAACAGAGCCTTTTAATTGAGTTTTTTATTTTTCACAACAGTTAAACCTACAATATGAATACGAAATTTGAAGCCGGAATAAATATTGCCATAAAAATTCCAAAAAATAAATATGAAAAAACGGTTGCCTTTTATAGAGACATCCTAAAGTTAAATGTTGAAGAAAAACCGATTAATAATCCAACTGTTTCCAAAACCCATGAGGTGAAATTCGGGAATAATATCATCTGGCTGGACTGTGTAGATAATTATACCCATTCCGAAACCTGGTTGCAGCTTACAGTTCCTGATGTAGAAGAGGCTATAGAATACCTTCGATCAAACGGAGTAGAAACCTGTGACGAAATTGAAGAGCTTCCTGATAATATGCACTGGATTACAGACCCTGCTGGTACAGTATTTAATTTACAGCAAACATAACACAGAGAATACTTTTTTAAAAATATTTAAATCAGAATATCATTATAAGAATAGTGGCAAATAAGAAAAGTTGGTATTGTTTAAATTTCTTTCTCTGAGTTTGGTATTTTAGTATAAAAATAACCTTCCCGATTGGAAAGGTTATAAAAAAACACGTACTGCTTTGGATGAATAAGAAATTATTAATTATTCTGATTCAGGCTAAGCTTTTTCCATTTGGCAACAGTATTTCTGCTGAGTTTATATTTTTGGGCAACTTGAGTATTATTGAGATTGTGTTTTTTTTGATACTCCAATATCTGCATTATTGATTGCTTATCATAAAAGTGATGTTTTTGGTTAAATACAGCAGGTTCTTGGCAGCGTGATTCAAAAATGAGGTTATTAAGAGTAATGACATCTATTCCTGTTAAGCTTTCCTTATTCAAAATACTTTCACAAGCCTTTGCTTTGTGGGGATATTGATATTGAATGATATCTTTAAATATCTTCTTGTAATCCGGATTATTCATTCGTTACTGTTTGTAAACTTCATTTATAATATTCTTTCCAAGCTGACATTGCTGTCTGGTGTTCCTCCGAATGTAAAGGAAGCAATAGATAATCCCGGAGTACTAACATTAACTCTGAAATTGACATCATTATTCACATCAAGAAACAGAACAGTATCTGCGGAAGCTGAAAAACTATTTGAACTGATAAAGCCGGCATTTGCAGACATATATGCTTTTTGTTCACCGTTTACAGCAATAGCAATATTTACTTTTACTCCTGCAAAGCCTATATTAACTCCATTGAATAGTAAATTGAAATTAATTCTGTATAATCCTTTCTGGCGTATACGGAAAGTATCTGACGGCCGAAAAACAGAAAGGTAATCAGAAAACTGATTGCTGTTATTGGGAATAGACAAAGGAAGATTTCCGGAAGTACACAAGAAGCTTAGACACGCTACACTTGAGGGTTCTATTCTTGCACGGGTCCATGTAGTAGCCTTACCTTGTGGAGTAAATGCCTGTTTCCATGTAGAACCATCATACACTTTGGAAACGGATGCGTTCTTGTCATACATCAGCATGGCTTCCATAGTAGCATCATCATCATAGCCGTCAGGCTGTGCTGCATTATATTTTGGTAAAGTTGTGTTGCTATTTGCAACCGGCTGTATCAATACTTTTTGTCCGGTAGTATTCTGTAGTTCTAACTGTGTGTATGGAGATGTAACATTGGCCCCTCCCATAACTACCTGAGCATTTAATAAACATCCTCCCAATATATTGGCTAATAATATATATTTTTTCATTGCTTGTGTATTAAAAGTTATCTGATTCTTTGTACGTTAATAAAAGTGTCGGTGTGGTCCGTAGAATTGGAGTAAGTAGAAATAAGAGAGCTTGTAGATACAGCTGCAGCCAATCTGATTCTGCTGTTAGCAGGCAATGTAATGGTGGAAGATACACTGGCGCTTTTATTTCCGGATTGCCCTAGGTCAATAAATATTCCTCCGCTTTGGCTGGTTTCTTTAAAGGCCAGCGTAGACCAGGTTGTTCCGTTATCATAGCTTACATCCAGATTGACCCAATAAGATACATCCTGCCCTAGCCCCAGTAAACTGGTTCCTGCAAATCCTACTACACCTGAAACATGATACAATCCTGCAGCAGGAATAACAATATAATCAGTTCCGACCTGAGCATTTAAATTATTCACAAGCAGTTGTGGTCTGCTGGTAGCATTTGAGACAGGTATAGTTTGTCTGTTATTGCTTCCAAACAATTGGGATAATGCGCAGGTGTTAACACCTAGAATCGAAACGCATGTCCAGCTTTGAGCTGCGCTTGCTTTTGTACGGGTTTCAAAAGGATTGTAAAATCCTCCTAACTGCAATGCAGGAATCCATATGGTGCCGTCATATTTGTAATACTGTTTGTCTTCTTTATTGTATAGAAGGGCTCCTTCGAGAGCAGGAAGGTCATCGAAATGGTCTTCTGCCGAGACATTGTATAGTGGGAAGTTTCCTATGCTGTTAGTTTTGGTCATTATGAGTCCTTTTGCAGGATCTTTTATATCAAGCAGCGCATTGGGATGGGGGCTGCCTCCTGTTTTGGAAATCAGGATCTGTGAAGAGGCTGAAACACCAAGCAGCACAGAAAAAAGAAAGGTAAATATTTGTGTTTTCATTATATGTATAATTAAAGGATTACTTTTTCAAAAACAAGCTCCCCGGTTCCGTTTGTTCCATTGTTCTGGAAGGTGGCAGATGCTGAAAGACCAGGCAGAGGTATCGGAGGAGAATACTGCAT is a window from the Chryseobacterium indologenes genome containing:
- a CDS encoding bacteriocin-like protein, with protein sequence MKNSKKISRDQLKNINGGALSCSEACCPPPGIKRCPWVICIAPCEILS
- a CDS encoding bacteriocin-like protein, which encodes MKNLKKIERQELKTIKGGIDCRGGQLCLIGGKWQCMPYDGCGGGNQP
- a CDS encoding alpha/beta fold hydrolase, which translates into the protein MKSLFKFSILLKSLLILTVIIITSQVYGQKVKPSESGYAPVNGIKVYYEVYGKGKPIVLLHGAFMTIDMNWGELIPELSKNRKVIALELQGHGHTPFSERKLSHAILASDVTKVMDYLKIDKADVAGYSFGGEVAYQLAIQSPERLNKLVIISSTYKTNGWLPEVNKALEGMKPELFTNSPMHTAYNAVAPDKTKWIKFLEQMIASAGQPFDLGDDKIAKISAPVLIIAGDNDGLDKTELSKTYKLLGGDVFADMGPMPKSQLAVAPGQTHVSLMMQTAMILNYLNGFLK
- a CDS encoding dihydrofolate reductase family protein yields the protein MRKITVLSMITMDGVIQAPGGPEEDTSGNFQYGGWTVSYGDELFGEIMQEEMNQTDYLLGRKTFDIFSSYWPQHAEFWPGINEGNKYVLSQTIENSDWKNTFFLKNLDDIRKLKQSEGADIQIWGSSELVHLLLKHDLVDELRLKIYPLILGGGKKLFDDNSVPAAFALTESHITSKGVIIANYKCSGEIVTGNVEL
- a CDS encoding VOC family protein; the encoded protein is MNTKFEAGINIAIKIPKNKYEKTVAFYRDILKLNVEEKPINNPTVSKTHEVKFGNNIIWLDCVDNYTHSETWLQLTVPDVEEAIEYLRSNGVETCDEIEELPDNMHWITDPAGTVFNLQQT
- a CDS encoding helix-turn-helix domain-containing protein, translated to MNNPDYKKIFKDIIQYQYPHKAKACESILNKESLTGIDVITLNNLIFESRCQEPAVFNQKHHFYDKQSIMQILEYQKKHNLNNTQVAQKYKLSRNTVAKWKKLSLNQNN